One region of Anaeromyxobacter paludicola genomic DNA includes:
- a CDS encoding molybdopterin-dependent oxidoreductase: MSRRRPSPLAPFGPPRPDPSRRAFLAAGLRSAGLLALGGLACDSARPRAGFLGAMERLNERFERALFDPKRLAPELPEEDDTAPEDFPAYKISRAFPAAPAGWALRVGGLVARPLLLSGADLQRLPRTSVRVRHHCVEGWSAVASWQGARLSEVARLAGADPRARYVEFRSFDAGYWSSWDLESALHPQTILAYGMNGAPLAMEYGAPLRLYSAVKLGYKMVKYLTEVSFLPERSGGYWEDQGYEWFAGV; this comes from the coding sequence GTGAGCCGGCGCCGCCCCTCCCCGCTCGCGCCCTTCGGCCCGCCGCGGCCGGACCCCTCGCGCCGCGCCTTCCTCGCCGCCGGCCTCCGCTCGGCGGGCCTCCTCGCCCTCGGCGGCCTCGCCTGCGACAGCGCCCGCCCGCGCGCGGGCTTCCTCGGCGCCATGGAGCGGCTCAACGAGCGCTTCGAGCGGGCGCTCTTCGACCCGAAGCGGCTCGCCCCCGAGCTCCCCGAGGAGGACGACACCGCGCCCGAGGACTTCCCCGCCTACAAGATCTCCCGCGCCTTCCCGGCCGCCCCCGCCGGCTGGGCGCTCCGGGTGGGCGGGCTCGTCGCCCGGCCGCTCCTCCTCTCGGGCGCCGACCTGCAGCGGCTCCCGCGCACCAGCGTGCGGGTGCGCCACCACTGCGTCGAGGGCTGGTCGGCGGTGGCGTCGTGGCAGGGGGCGCGGCTCTCGGAGGTGGCCCGCCTCGCGGGCGCCGACCCGCGGGCGCGCTACGTCGAGTTCCGCTCGTTCGACGCGGGCTACTGGTCGTCGTGGGACCTGGAGAGCGCGCTCCACCCGCAGACGATCCTGGCCTACGGCATGAACGGCGCCCCGCTCGCGATGGAGTACGGGGCGCCGCTGCGGCTCTACTCGGCCGTGAAGCTCGGCTACAAGATGGTGAAGTACCTCACCGAGGTGAGCTTCCTCCCGGAACGCAGCGGCGGCTACTGGGAGGACCA